One Acidaminococcales bacterium DNA segment encodes these proteins:
- a CDS encoding GNAT family N-acetyltransferase — protein sequence MLTRMLKKRELAQAGDLWDYCFEKRDEPFFAWYFSSYCQHQNVLGAFEAEALAGMIHLNPYALLLNRRPVEAAYLVGVAVAPQYRGRGVLRAMLEAAFKTLRERGRPLAILMPSAAGLYIPYGFAYCYQRLSYRLPLPEIGRLFPKAAGFDFVLAALSDWPLFQAVYDQFTRPVNGSAIRGEKEWRAVLGELLYKGAGRAVIAQSAGKVRGYMLYALQGGVFRVIELAWLDGKGQAALFGFIGRHFSQCARLEWLAPAHDLTFLRFPDSGHYPAISPFMMGRALDPARFVAALELPMPEGDGLRLQLSDGVIAENNGVFLLKAKEGRAALSPAEGRPDAAMDIGVFTQLCFGAYAADDLSLAGQLRAESARGMEILRKVFPVRKNYINEYF from the coding sequence ATGCTGACAAGAATGTTGAAAAAGCGTGAACTCGCGCAAGCGGGCGATCTATGGGATTATTGCTTTGAAAAAAGGGACGAGCCTTTTTTTGCGTGGTATTTTTCCTCTTACTGCCAGCATCAAAACGTCCTGGGCGCTTTCGAGGCGGAAGCCCTTGCCGGCATGATACATCTTAACCCTTATGCGCTTTTGCTCAACCGCCGCCCGGTCGAGGCGGCCTATCTCGTCGGCGTGGCGGTAGCGCCGCAATACCGGGGGCGCGGCGTGTTGCGCGCCATGCTGGAGGCCGCCTTTAAAACGCTGCGCGAACGCGGCCGGCCGCTGGCCATCTTGATGCCGTCGGCCGCCGGGCTATACATTCCTTACGGCTTTGCCTATTGCTATCAGCGGCTGAGCTATCGGCTGCCTTTGCCTGAAATCGGCCGCCTTTTCCCGAAGGCGGCGGGGTTTGATTTTGTGTTGGCCGCTTTGTCTGACTGGCCGCTTTTTCAGGCGGTGTATGATCAATTTACCCGGCCTGTTAACGGTAGCGCGATACGCGGCGAAAAAGAGTGGCGGGCGGTTTTGGGGGAGCTTTTATACAAAGGCGCGGGACGGGCGGTAATCGCCCAAAGCGCGGGCAAGGTTCGCGGTTATATGCTCTACGCGCTGCAAGGCGGCGTTTTCCGGGTCATTGAGTTGGCCTGGCTTGACGGGAAAGGCCAAGCGGCCCTGTTCGGGTTCATCGGCCGGCACTTTTCGCAATGCGCCCGTTTAGAATGGCTGGCGCCCGCGCATGACCTTACTTTCCTGCGCTTTCCCGATAGTGGGCATTATCCGGCCATTTCGCCTTTTATGATGGGGCGGGCGCTTGACCCCGCGCGGTTTGTGGCTGCCCTGGAGCTGCCGATGCCGGAGGGGGATGGTTTGCGCTTGCAACTCTCTGACGGCGTCATAGCGGAAAACAACGGCGTTTTTTTGCTGAAAGCGAAAGAAGGCCGGGCGGCGCTGTCTCCGGCAGAGGGGCGGCCGGACGCGGCAATGGACATAGGCGTTTTCACGCAATTGTGCTTTGGCGCCTACGCGGCGGACGACCTGTCGCTTGCCGGCCAGCTGCGGGCCGAAAGCGCGCGCGGCATGGAAATATTGCGAAAAGTTTTTCCCGTGCGGAAAAACTACATTAACGAGTATTTTTGA
- a CDS encoding chemotaxis protein encodes MASEILLESGTNEFEIVEFMVGKITYGINVAKVREVINLLPVTKMPSAHPFIDGVFTLRGKVIPLVNLATCLSSLDSTPKRIIVAELNNYQAGFLVDEVSRIYRISWERMEPAPEIANSNLVVGIIKMEEKMIVLLDFERILSDISPEINRSFTKFKATTEEGLLKRRGGKTIVVAEDSHLLRELLDDNLRKAGYVNIIETSNGKDAWEILKKLRDENDDIFQAVQLVITDIEMPQMDGHRLLKLIREDSALSGLPVIVFSSLINEENRLKGESLGATAQVSKPEITELIGLIDANIK; translated from the coding sequence ATGGCAAGCGAAATTTTGCTGGAAAGCGGCACCAATGAGTTTGAAATCGTAGAATTTATGGTGGGCAAAATAACTTACGGCATAAACGTCGCCAAAGTGCGCGAAGTGATAAACCTTTTGCCTGTTACTAAAATGCCGAGCGCCCATCCTTTTATAGATGGGGTGTTCACCTTGCGCGGCAAAGTGATACCTTTGGTCAATCTCGCCACTTGCCTAAGTTCGTTGGACTCAACCCCTAAGAGGATAATCGTCGCCGAACTCAACAATTACCAGGCCGGCTTTCTTGTTGACGAGGTTTCCAGGATATACCGCATTTCTTGGGAACGCATGGAACCGGCGCCGGAAATCGCCAATTCAAATTTAGTGGTCGGGATCATCAAAATGGAAGAAAAGATGATTGTATTGCTTGATTTTGAGCGTATTCTATCCGATATAAGCCCTGAAATCAACCGCTCTTTTACCAAGTTCAAGGCCACCACGGAGGAAGGCCTCTTAAAAAGGCGCGGGGGCAAGACTATTGTCGTGGCCGAGGATTCGCATCTTTTGCGGGAACTGTTAGACGACAATTTGCGCAAGGCCGGCTATGTGAATATCATAGAAACCAGCAACGGCAAAGACGCCTGGGAAATTTTGAAAAAACTGCGCGACGAGAACGACGACATTTTCCAAGCGGTGCAGCTTGTCATCACCGACATTGAAATGCCGCAAATGGACGGACACCGCCTGCTCAAGCTCATCCGCGAGGATTCGGCGTTGTCCGGGCTGCCTGTTATTGTTTTCTCCTCTTTGATCAACGAGGAAAACCGCCTGAAAGGGGAGTCGCTCGGCGCTACCGCGCAGGTGTCCAAACCGGAGATAACCGAATTGATCGGCTTGATCGACGCCAACATAAAATAA
- a CDS encoding TrkH family potassium uptake protein has translation MNYRLIFKHIGALCLLEAGAMLPALGVEMFCGQGEAAPFVKSVAILIFLGFLMYKIKPQTDELRFRDGFALVGIGWLLVSLAGSLPYIFSGAAPMLPDAFFESVSGFSTTGASILRKVEGLPRGVVFWRSTTNWLGGVGVLVLIIAILPAKASTLHIMQAENTGPVVDKFMPRIGQMAKTLCLIYIVLTAALAAVLVACGLPLYDSAVHAMSTAGTGGFSSRDASIAAYRGTNADIVIFIFMLVFSFNFSLYHKSLNDRGKSLLNDEELRGYLLCVIIAIALIAANLAAAGVYRTLGEAVRYAAFQVSSVVTTTGFATADFNLWPVFSKTLLLILMLTGGCTGSTAGGLKFMRVLLLFKIMRREIGKIIRPHAVQVVRFGGKTIEEGVLFGVLTYFALYCLIFILVTLIVALDGHDLETCASAALSTLGNIGPGLGMVGPAGNYADFSAVSKIAMSFCMLLGRIEIYPLALLCSPALWRRTNM, from the coding sequence ATGAATTATCGCTTGATATTTAAGCATATCGGCGCGCTTTGCCTGTTGGAGGCCGGAGCCATGCTCCCCGCGCTGGGCGTGGAAATGTTTTGCGGCCAGGGCGAGGCCGCGCCTTTTGTAAAAAGCGTGGCTATTTTAATTTTTTTGGGATTTTTAATGTACAAGATCAAGCCGCAAACCGATGAGCTTCGCTTTCGCGACGGGTTCGCGCTTGTGGGCATAGGCTGGCTGCTGGTGTCCTTGGCCGGGTCTTTGCCCTATATTTTCAGCGGCGCGGCGCCAATGCTGCCGGACGCCTTTTTTGAATCGGTGTCCGGCTTTTCCACAACCGGCGCCAGCATTTTGCGGAAAGTGGAAGGCTTGCCGCGCGGCGTAGTTTTCTGGCGCAGCACCACCAACTGGTTGGGCGGCGTGGGCGTGCTTGTTTTAATCATCGCCATATTGCCGGCCAAAGCCAGTACGTTACACATTATGCAAGCGGAAAACACAGGGCCGGTCGTGGACAAATTTATGCCGAGAATCGGGCAGATGGCGAAAACCCTGTGCCTTATTTATATCGTCCTGACGGCTGCATTGGCCGCTGTTCTCGTCGCCTGCGGCCTGCCGCTTTACGACAGCGCCGTTCACGCCATGAGCACCGCCGGCACAGGGGGCTTTTCCAGTCGGGACGCGAGCATTGCCGCCTACAGAGGCACAAACGCCGATATTGTCATATTTATCTTTATGCTGGTTTTCAGTTTTAATTTTTCCCTTTACCACAAATCGCTGAACGACAGGGGAAAATCGCTGCTTAATGACGAGGAGTTGCGCGGCTACCTGCTTTGCGTCATCATCGCGATCGCTTTGATCGCTGCCAATCTGGCGGCTGCGGGCGTCTACCGGACTTTGGGCGAGGCGGTGCGCTACGCCGCTTTCCAGGTAAGCTCGGTCGTTACGACGACCGGCTTTGCCACGGCGGATTTTAACCTTTGGCCGGTTTTCAGCAAAACCTTGCTGCTGATCTTGATGCTGACCGGCGGCTGCACAGGTTCCACGGCGGGCGGCTTGAAATTCATGCGCGTGCTGCTTTTGTTCAAAATCATGCGCCGCGAAATCGGCAAAATAATAAGGCCGCACGCCGTCCAAGTCGTGCGGTTTGGGGGAAAAACGATAGAAGAGGGCGTTTTGTTCGGAGTATTGACCTATTTTGCCCTTTACTGTTTGATTTTTATCCTTGTCACGCTGATTGTCGCGTTAGATGGGCATGACCTTGAAACCTGCGCCAGCGCCGCTTTAAGCACCCTCGGCAATATCGGCCCCGGGTTGGGCATGGTCGGGCCGGCCGGCAACTACGCGGATTTTTCCGCCGTCAGCAAAATCGCCATGTCGTTTTGTATGCTGCTGGGCAGAATCGAAATATACCCTTTGGCGCTTCTTTGCTCGCCGGCGTTGTGGCGGCGGACGAACATGTGA
- a CDS encoding phosphatidylglycerol lysyltransferase domain-containing protein, whose protein sequence is MFFILFRDITLADKPVFDDVFRRVQYSGSECTFTNLFIWRSCYDIRWAWEDGFLLIQVTREKERFLLPPLGGEDAALPSVLEKLCAHFGPFEMRGIYREIVEKLEDILPGRFAFYLDRSNSDYIYLADNLASLAGRKYHQKKNHVNSFRKAYPNYRYLPMDKNITVDCLAFAQEWKESRDGAESDESLLCEMSAITEALTNFGALGIQGGVIVIDGKVEAMTFGEMLNADTAVIHVEKANPAIRGLYAVINQEFCQRAWAQVKYINREEDMGIEGLRKAKLSYQPKYLLDKFTAKINFGAGDADKNVEKA, encoded by the coding sequence GTGTTTTTTATTTTATTTCGCGATATTACCTTGGCGGACAAGCCGGTATTTGACGATGTTTTCCGGCGCGTGCAATATTCGGGGTCAGAATGTACTTTTACCAATCTTTTTATCTGGCGCTCCTGTTATGATATACGCTGGGCGTGGGAAGACGGGTTTTTGCTGATTCAGGTAACGCGGGAGAAGGAGCGTTTCCTGCTGCCGCCTTTAGGCGGCGAGGACGCCGCTTTGCCGAGCGTGTTGGAAAAGCTTTGCGCGCATTTTGGCCCGTTTGAAATGCGGGGCATTTACCGGGAAATTGTCGAAAAATTGGAAGACATTTTGCCCGGCCGTTTCGCTTTTTATCTCGACAGAAGCAATTCCGATTATATATACCTTGCGGACAATCTCGCGTCGCTGGCCGGGCGCAAGTATCACCAGAAAAAAAATCACGTCAATTCTTTCCGCAAGGCCTATCCCAATTACCGCTATCTGCCTATGGACAAAAATATTACCGTTGATTGCCTGGCTTTCGCGCAGGAATGGAAGGAAAGCAGGGACGGCGCGGAAAGCGATGAGTCGCTGCTTTGCGAGATGAGCGCGATCACGGAGGCGCTTACCAATTTTGGGGCGCTCGGCATACAGGGCGGGGTCATTGTCATTGACGGCAAGGTGGAGGCCATGACTTTCGGCGAAATGCTCAACGCCGATACCGCCGTCATCCACGTGGAAAAGGCCAACCCCGCCATACGTGGGCTTTATGCCGTGATAAATCAGGAGTTTTGCCAAAGGGCCTGGGCGCAAGTGAAATATATAAACAGGGAAGAAGACATGGGAATAGAAGGCTTGCGCAAAGCCAAGCTGTCTTACCAGCCCAAATATCTTTTGGACAAGTTTACCGCGAAAATTAATTTCGGAGCCGGCGATGCTGACAAGAATGTTGAAAAAGCGTGA